From the genome of Vicia villosa cultivar HV-30 ecotype Madison, WI linkage group LG2, Vvil1.0, whole genome shotgun sequence, one region includes:
- the LOC131647636 gene encoding uncharacterized protein LOC131647636 — MLDSILELITQAASSSTFIFCFCNLIIVIILLDLKPSVNVHHKSEIHLSICETLKQEINSKTIKSLTQEKEVSRVVIDAEAKEEEEEEDEIVIEKDHGVDCNNDDVEIEENDDELRKRVEEFIEKVNKKWKEELLSTSRLVYAKNNNEILVI, encoded by the coding sequence ATGTTAGATTCTATATTGGAGTTGATTACTCAAGCTGCTTCTAGCTCAACATTCATATTTTGCTTTTGCAATTTGATCATAGTTATTATTTTATTGGATTTGAAGCCAAGTGTAAATGTTCATCACAAGAGTGAAATCCATCTTTCAATATGTGAAACTCTAAAGCAAGAAATCAACTCCAAGACTATAAAATCATTGACACAAGAGAAAGAAGTCTCGCGTGTCGTCATCGACGCAGAAgctaaagaagaagaggaagaagaagacgagatTGTAATTGAAAAGGATCATGGTGTTGATTGCAACAATGATGATGTTGAAATTGAAGAGAATGACGATGAGTTGAGGAAAAGAGTGGAAGAGTTTATTGAGAAAGTTAACAAAAAATGGAAAGAAGAATTGTTGAGCACATCAAGATTAGTATATGCCAAAAATAATAATGAGATTTTGGTTATATGA